Genomic DNA from Nonomuraea rubra:
GGTCTCCCCGGCGTGCGCGGCGTCCTTGGCGTGCTGGTCGACGCAGACGGCGCAGCCGTTGATCTGGCTGGTGCGCAGCTGCACCAGCTCGCGCGTGGCGGCCGGCAGGGACGAGTCGTGCGCGGCCCTGCTCGCCGAGACGACGTGCTTCACGATCCTGGCCCCGACCGGGTTGCCTGCGTAGTCGAGACGGGCGTCCATGGTGATCTCCTTGCGTGTCGACGGTTACACCCCACCGACGAAGCGGACCGGCGCCCGGGGACGGCGCGGAGGAGAATACCGGTGAGTGTCCCCTGCGCGGCCGCCGGTTCGTCGTAGAGGAGAGAGCCCACGTCGCCCCTGCGGAGGTCGCATGCAGTACGCCCTGATCATCTACGAGGAGCCCGGCTACCTCGACGGGCTAACGGAGGAGGACCGTGAGGCGGCGTACGCGGACTATCGCGCGCTGGCCGAGGACCCCCGCTACGCCGGCGGTGCGCAGCTGCAGCCGGTCGAGACGGCGACCACCGTGCGCGTGGCCGGGGGCCGGACGTTGCCGACCGACGGGCCGTTCGCCGACACCAAGGAGGTGCTGGGCGGGTTCTGCCTGGTCGAGGCGGCCGACCTGGACGAGGCGATCGAGCTTGCCGCGCGTGTCCCGGCGGCCCGGCTCGGCGGGGTGGTGGAGGTCAGGCCGGTGATGCGGTTCTGAGCGCGCTGGAGGAGGTCTTCCGCGACGAGTGGGGCCGGGTGCTGGCCTCGCTGATCGGGTTCCTCGGCGACTTCGACCGGGCCGAGGAGGCCGCGCAGGAGGCGTTCGCGATCGCGGCCGAGCGCTGGCCCGTTTCCGGCATGCCGGACAAGCCGGGTGCGTGGCTGCTGACGACGGCCCGCAACCGGGCGATCGACCGGGTGCGCAGGGAACGCGCCCTGGCCGGGAAGATCCACCTGCTGCACGAACCCGAGGCCGCCATGGACGAGTTCGACGACACAGCGATCAAGGACGAGCGGCTGGAGCTGATCTTCGCCTGCTGTCACCCGGCGCTGCCGCTGGACGGGCAGGTGGCGCTCACGCTGCGGGCGCTCGGCGGCCTGGAAACCGCCGAGATCGCCCGGGCCTTCCTGGTCTCGGAGGAGACCATGAAGCGGCGGCTGTCCCGCGCCAAGGCCAAGATCAAGGCGACCGGGATCCCGTTCGCCGTCCCCGCCGCGCACAGGCTGCCCGACCGCCTCGACGCGGTGCTCGCCGTCGTCTACCTCATCTTCAACGAGGGGTACCGCGGCCGGACCGACCTCGGCGCGGAGGCGCTCCGCCTGGGCCGGCTGCTGGCCGCGCTGCTGCCGGACCAGCCGGAGGCGCACGGCCTGCTGGCCCTGATGCTGATCCACCACGCCCGGCGTCGGGCCCGCTTCCGCGGCGAGGACCTGGTGCTGCTCGATGACCAGGACCGGTCGCTGTGGGACCTGCGCCAGATCGCCGAGGGGTGCGCGGTGCTCGACCGGGCGATCAGGCTGGGCGG
This window encodes:
- a CDS encoding YciI family protein, which codes for MQYALIIYEEPGYLDGLTEEDREAAYADYRALAEDPRYAGGAQLQPVETATTVRVAGGRTLPTDGPFADTKEVLGGFCLVEAADLDEAIELAARVPAARLGGVVEVRPVMRF
- a CDS encoding RNA polymerase sigma factor; its protein translation is MLASLIGFLGDFDRAEEAAQEAFAIAAERWPVSGMPDKPGAWLLTTARNRAIDRVRRERALAGKIHLLHEPEAAMDEFDDTAIKDERLELIFACCHPALPLDGQVALTLRALGGLETAEIARAFLVSEETMKRRLSRAKAKIKATGIPFAVPAAHRLPDRLDAVLAVVYLIFNEGYRGRTDLGAEALRLGRLLAALLPDQPEAHGLLALMLIHHARRRARFRGEDLVLLDDQDRSLWDLRQIAEGCAVLDRAIRLGGRGAYVVQAAIASLQTREPIDWPQVAALYRRLAGLTGSAVVELNGAVALAQAGDPAAALRAVDRLDLDGYLYFHSTRGELLRRLGRPAEARTAYGRALELATSAPERRFLARRLEQL